A window of Citrus sinensis cultivar Valencia sweet orange chromosome 7, DVS_A1.0, whole genome shotgun sequence contains these coding sequences:
- the LOC102630180 gene encoding glyoxylase I 4, producing the protein MKESVGNPLHLKSVNHVSLVCRNISESIDFYQNVLGFVPIRRPGSFNFDGAWLFGHGIGIHLLQSENPDSLPKKSVINPKDNHLSFQCESVGNVEKFLKEMGIKYVRALVEEGGILVEQLFFHDPDGFMIEICDCDNLPVVPLVGDVARSCARVNSVQQMVQQQLRAN; encoded by the exons atgaaagaaagcgTAGGAAACCCTCTGCATCTCAAATCTGTCAATCATGTTTCGCTTGTCTGCAGAAACATCTCTGAGTCCATTGATTTTTACCAAAATGTTCTTGGGTTTGTCCCTATAAGGAGGCCAGgttctttcaattttgatgGGGCAtg GTTATTTGGTCATGGAATTGGAATTCATCTGCTGCAATCGGAGAATCCAGACAGCTTGCCGAAGAAAAGTGTGATCAATCCTAAGGACAATCACCTCTCTTTCcag TGCGAGAGCGTGGGAAATGTGGAGAAATTCTTGAAAGAGATGGGGATCAAGTACGTGCGAGCGCTGGTGGAGGAAGGTGGAATCTTAGTGGAACAGTTGTTTTTCCATGACCCAGACGGTTTTATGATTGAGATATGCGACTGCGATAATTTGCCCGTTGTCCCATTGGTCGGGGACGTCGCTAGATCCTGTGCTCGAGTGAACAGCGTGCAGCAAATGGTGCAGCAGCAACTGCGAGCCAATTGA
- the LOC102629893 gene encoding pentatricopeptide repeat-containing protein At1g52640, mitochondrial, with product MHYAISKMAIRSLCRAKPLLRAQLIQSLHKPKLRYHFSSQNHHHHYSDPPPSADLVSEISRVLSDHRDPHHDLELSLNTFTPRISTNLVEQVLKRCKNLGFSAHRFFLWAKRIPGFEHSAGSYHILVDILGSTKQFALLWDFLIEIRENQSFEINPEIFWIVLRAYARANLPNDAIRAFNRMVEFGIKPSIYDLDQLLHALCKRKHVKVAHQFFDNAKHEFTPTVKTYSILVRGLGDVGELSEARKLFDEMLERKCPVDILAHNSLLEAMCKAGNIDEAHGMLREMRSIGAEPDAFSYSIFIHAFCEANDIHSVFRVLDSMKRYNLVPNVFTYNCIIRKLCKNEKVEEAYQLLDEMIERGANPDEWSYNAILAYHCDRAEVNMALRLITRMTKENVMPDRHTYNMVLKLLVRVGRFDRATEVWESMEKRGFYPSVSTYSVMVHGLCKKKGKLEEACKYFEMMVDEGIPPYSSTVEMLRNRLVGLGFLDIIEILADKMERSTSCTIQELANAMRGKTGFRKSRSEETELESD from the coding sequence ATGCATTATGCAATCTCCAAAATGGCAATCAGATCACTCTGCAGGGCAAAGCCTCTGCTGCGCGCACAACTCATCCAATCTCTTCACAAACCAAAACTCCGATACCACTTCTCTTCTCAaaatcaccaccaccactactCAGACCCTCCACCATCAGCAGACCTTGTTAGCGAAATTTCCCGCGTTTTAAGCGACCACAGGGACCCCCACCACGACTTGGAACTTTCCCTCAATACATTCACTCCAAGAATATCCACAAACTTAGTTGAACAAGTCTTAAAAAGGTGCAAGAATCTTGGGTTCTCCGCTCACAGATTCTTTCTTTGGGCCAAAAGAATCCCTGGTTTTGAACACAGTGCTGGTAGCTATCACATTTTGGTGGATATATTAGGAAGTACCAAGCAGTTTGCTTTATTATGGGATTTTTTGATAGAGATTAGGGAGAATCAGTCTTTTGAAATAAACCCAGAAATTTTTTGGATTGTTCTTAGAGCTTATGCTAGAGCTAACTTACCTAATGATGCCATTAGGGCTTTTAATAGAATGGTAGAGTTTGGTATTAAGCCTAGCATTTATGATCTTGATCAGCTGTTGCATGCTTTGTGCAAAAGAAAGCATGTGAAGGTTGCCCATCAATTTTTTGACAATGCTAAGCATGAATTTACTCCAACTGTGAAAACCTATAGCATTTTGGTGAGGGGGCTGGGTGATGTTGGTGAGTTGAGTGAAGCGCGTAAGTTGTTCGATGAAATGCTTGAGAGAAAATGTCCGGTTGATATTCTTGCGCATAATAGTCTATTGGAAGCTATGTGCAAAGCGGGTAATATTGATGAAGCGCATGGAATGCTTAGAGAAATGCGTTCCATTGGAGCTGAGCCAGATGCTTTTAGTTACTCGATTTTCATTCATGCCTTTTGTGAGGCGAATGATATTCATTCGGTGTTTAGAGTGCTTGATTCGATGAAGAGGTACAATCTTGTGCCTAATGTGTTTACTTACAATTGTATAATCAGGAAACTTTGCAAGAATGAGAAAGTTGAAGAGGCTTATCAACTTTTGGATGAGATGATAGAGAGGGGAGCCAACCCTGATGAATGGAGTTACAATGCAATCCTAGCTTACCATTGTGATCGTGCTGAGGTCAATATGGCTCTTCGGTTGATTACTAgaatgacaaaagaaaatgttatGCCAGATCGTCATACTTATAACATGGTGCTGAAATTGCTGGTAAGGGTGGGGAGATTCGATAGGGCAACCGAAGTTTGGGAGAGTATGGAGAAGAGAGGATTTTATCCTTCAGTTTCGACATATTCTGTCATGGTTCATGGTTTGTGCAAGAAGAAAGGTAAACTAGAGGAGGCATGCAAATACTTTGAGATGATGGTCGATGAAGGGATACCACCGTATTCTTCTACAGTTGAGATGTTGAGGAACCGACTCGTGGGATTAGGATTTTTGGACATCATTGAGATACTTGCAGACAAGATGGAGCGAAGCACTTCTTGTACGATTCAAGAGCTAGCAAATGCAATGAGGGGCAAAACAGGATTCAGAAAATCAAGAAGCGAAGAAACAGAGCTTGAAAGtgattga
- the LOC102629612 gene encoding O-fucosyltransferase 13 isoform X1 — MIKLTVKPVFVSIILGLSLFLAVVLLSPYTTFLSLFPSAGESDIWSVRRLVDWRPCKWWLHRHLTPFPAKSNGYIRVDCYGGLNQMRRDFCDGVGVAHLLNATLVLPKFEVAAYWNESSDFADIFEADYFIQHMDGFVKVVKELPPEISSKEPFHVDCSKRKGQFDYVESVLPALLEHKYISLTPAMSQRRDRYPRFAKAALCQACYSALRLTRSLQKKAAELLEAIPKPFLSLHLRFEPDMVAYSQCEYQGLSPTSMQAIEAARGDRKPWTGEVARIWRRRGKCPLTPNETALILQALSIPTNTNIYLAAGDGLMEIEGLTSVYTNVVTKSALHTGEDFTRMHGNTKAALDYYVSINSDSYMATYFGNMDKMVAAMRAFKGLYKTLFLSRKAFAEFTYQGLEGKELMQALWKVHRDDFLMGRGSALPDCFCEFEL; from the exons ATGATTAAGTTAACAGTGAAACCAGTGTTCGTTTCCATCATATTGggtctttctctttttcttgctGTCGTTTTGCTCTCTCCTTATACTACTTTTCTTTCGCTTTTTCCCTCCGC AGGGGAATCTGATATATGGAGTGTGAGGAGGTTGGTAGATTGGAGGCCTTGCAAATGGTGGCTTCACAGACATTTGACTC CTTTTCCAGCAAAGAGTAATGGATACATCCGTGTGGATTGCTATGGTGGCCTCAATCAGATGAGAAGAGAT TTCTGTGATGGTGTTGGTGTTGCTCATTTGCTAAATGCAACTCTTGTTCTGCCAAAGTTTGAAGTGGCTGCATATTGGAATGAGTCAAG TGATTTTGCAGATATATTTGAGGCCGACTACTTCATTCAACATATGGATGGCTTTGTTAAAGTTGTCAAAGAATTGCCTCCCGAGATTTCATCTAAAGAACCTTTTCATGTAGATTGTAGCAAACGGAAAGGACAATTTGATTATGTTGAAAGTGTTCTTCCAGCCCTGTTGGAACATAAGTATATCTCACTGACACCAGCAATGAGCCAGAGAAGGGACAG GTACCCAAGATTTGCAAAAGCTGCTCTTTGTCAAGCATGCTACAGTGCATTACGTCTTACTAGATCCTTGCAGAAGAAAGCGGCTGAGCTTCTGGAAGCCATACCCAAACCTTTTCTCTCACTTCACCTTAGGTTTGAACCAGATATGGTTGCCTACAGCCAATGTGAATACCAAGGCCTTTCTCCCACCTCCATGCAAGCGATTGAGGCGGCAAGGGGTGATAGAAAACCATGGACTGGAGAGGTAGCTCGCATCTGGAGAAGACGGGGAAAATGCCCTCTTACACCCAATGAAACAGCTCTTATACTTCAAGCACTTTCCATCCCaacaaacacaaatatataCCTGGCTGCAGGTGATGGCCTGATGGAAATTGAAGGGTTAACATCTGTTTACACCAATGTAGTTACCAAGTCCGCCCTTCATACTGGTGAGGATTTCACACGCATGCATGGGAACACAAAAGCTGCCTTGGATTATTACGTATCCATCAACAGCGATTCCTACATGGCTACATATTTTGGAAACATGGATAAGATGGTTGCAGCAATGCGTGCTTTTAAAGGGTTGTATAAAACTCTGTTCTTAAGCAGAAAAGCTTTTGCGGAGTTCACTTATCAAGGCTTGGAAGGGAAGGAGTTGATGCAAGCCTTGTGGAAGGTCCACAGAGATGATTTTCTTATGGGACGAGGGTCTGCTTTGCCGGACTGCTTTTGTGAATTTGAGTTGTAA
- the LOC102629612 gene encoding O-fucosyltransferase 13 isoform X2: MRRDFCDGVGVAHLLNATLVLPKFEVAAYWNESSDFADIFEADYFIQHMDGFVKVVKELPPEISSKEPFHVDCSKRKGQFDYVESVLPALLEHKYISLTPAMSQRRDRYPRFAKAALCQACYSALRLTRSLQKKAAELLEAIPKPFLSLHLRFEPDMVAYSQCEYQGLSPTSMQAIEAARGDRKPWTGEVARIWRRRGKCPLTPNETALILQALSIPTNTNIYLAAGDGLMEIEGLTSVYTNVVTKSALHTGEDFTRMHGNTKAALDYYVSINSDSYMATYFGNMDKMVAAMRAFKGLYKTLFLSRKAFAEFTYQGLEGKELMQALWKVHRDDFLMGRGSALPDCFCEFEL; the protein is encoded by the exons ATGAGAAGAGAT TTCTGTGATGGTGTTGGTGTTGCTCATTTGCTAAATGCAACTCTTGTTCTGCCAAAGTTTGAAGTGGCTGCATATTGGAATGAGTCAAG TGATTTTGCAGATATATTTGAGGCCGACTACTTCATTCAACATATGGATGGCTTTGTTAAAGTTGTCAAAGAATTGCCTCCCGAGATTTCATCTAAAGAACCTTTTCATGTAGATTGTAGCAAACGGAAAGGACAATTTGATTATGTTGAAAGTGTTCTTCCAGCCCTGTTGGAACATAAGTATATCTCACTGACACCAGCAATGAGCCAGAGAAGGGACAG GTACCCAAGATTTGCAAAAGCTGCTCTTTGTCAAGCATGCTACAGTGCATTACGTCTTACTAGATCCTTGCAGAAGAAAGCGGCTGAGCTTCTGGAAGCCATACCCAAACCTTTTCTCTCACTTCACCTTAGGTTTGAACCAGATATGGTTGCCTACAGCCAATGTGAATACCAAGGCCTTTCTCCCACCTCCATGCAAGCGATTGAGGCGGCAAGGGGTGATAGAAAACCATGGACTGGAGAGGTAGCTCGCATCTGGAGAAGACGGGGAAAATGCCCTCTTACACCCAATGAAACAGCTCTTATACTTCAAGCACTTTCCATCCCaacaaacacaaatatataCCTGGCTGCAGGTGATGGCCTGATGGAAATTGAAGGGTTAACATCTGTTTACACCAATGTAGTTACCAAGTCCGCCCTTCATACTGGTGAGGATTTCACACGCATGCATGGGAACACAAAAGCTGCCTTGGATTATTACGTATCCATCAACAGCGATTCCTACATGGCTACATATTTTGGAAACATGGATAAGATGGTTGCAGCAATGCGTGCTTTTAAAGGGTTGTATAAAACTCTGTTCTTAAGCAGAAAAGCTTTTGCGGAGTTCACTTATCAAGGCTTGGAAGGGAAGGAGTTGATGCAAGCCTTGTGGAAGGTCCACAGAGATGATTTTCTTATGGGACGAGGGTCTGCTTTGCCGGACTGCTTTTGTGAATTTGAGTTGTAA
- the LOC102623768 gene encoding pentatricopeptide repeat-containing protein At1g52620 — MSKTILSRIKPLQNQKPSSSSSSPFPLAPHIKKLVNETIEILKTHPQYDQSLEIRFSDEETYVSEIAHHVLDRIRDLELGLKFFDWLSRQQPKNSFSNGYACSSFLKLLARFRVFSEIELVLKNLKIDGIKPTHEALSVIIRAYAESGLVDKAIDLYTNLFVPYNSVPDVFTCNSLLNLLVKCKRIEMARKLYDEMCKTDDGLDNYSTCIMVRGLCKEGKVEEGKNLIEDRFGKGCIPNIVFYNTLIDGYCKKGDVENARKLFKELKMKGFLPTLETYGAIISGFCKKGSFKGIDGLMMEMKQRNLNVNVRVYNSIIDGKYKHGFKVEALETVRLMIENRCEPDIVTYNILISGACRDGKVNEACELLEQVKKRGLEPNKYSYTPLIHLYYKLGEYVKASDLLVQMTKRGHKPDLHTFGAIIHGLVAAGEVVVAMTVKEKMMEREEMPDAAIYNVLMSGLCKKRRLPAAKILLEEMLDHNVQADAYIYATLIDGFIRNDDLDEAKKLFELTIQKGMDPGVVGCNAMIKGYCKFGLMKDALSCVNRMIERHHHPDVFTYSTIIDGYVKQHDLDGALRTFGEMVRRKCKPNVVTYTALIDGFCRIGDSDRAQETFKEMQVHGLLPNVVTYTIIIGSFCKQRRLGKAASFFELMLTNKCIPNDATFHCLINGFTNNAPTAVSDDESEEINKPIFLEFFERMISDGWGHMAAAYNSIIISLCCHGMVKVALQLHDKMMSKGFLQDPISFAALLHGICLEGKSKEWTNFIPCILNEKELQISVKYSESLRQCLPQGMASEAPLILQTLLEDHSLKAKTG, encoded by the coding sequence ATGTCTAAAACCATCTTGTCTCGCATCAAACcccttcaaaatcaaaaaccatcttcttcttcttcttcaccatTTCCATTGGCACCCCACATCAAGAAACTCGTCAATGAAACCATTGAAATTCTCAAAACACACCCACAATACGACCAGTCTCTGGAAATTCGATTTTCTGATGAAGAAACGTACGTTTCGGAAATTGCCCACCACGTGCTTGATAGAATTCGTGACCTAGAACTTGGCCTGAAGTTCTTTGATTGGCTCTCAAGACAACAACCCaagaattctttttcaaatggGTATGCATGTTCTTCGTTTTTGAAGCTATTAGCGAGGTTTAGAGTGTTTTCGGAGATTGAGttggttttaaaaaatttgaaaatagatGGCATAAAACCAACACATGAAGCTTTGAGCGTTATTATACGGGCTTATGCGGAATCTGGTTTGGTGGATAAAGCTATTGACTTGTATACTAATTTGTTTGTACCGTATAACAGTGTTCCTGATGTGTTTACCTGTAATTCTTTGCTTAATTTGCTAGTGAAGtgtaaaagaattgaaatggcgcGTAAATTGTATGATGAGATGTGTAAAACAGATGATGGTTTGGATAATTATAGTACTTGTATTATGGTGAGGGGTTTGTGTAAAGAAGGGAAGGTTGAAGAGGGTAAAAATTTGATAGAGGACAGATTTGGAAAGGGGTGTATTCCTAATATTGTGTTTTATAATACACTCATTGATGGATACTGCAAGAAAGGTGATGTTGAAAATGCTAGAAAGCTTTTTAAGGAGTTGAAAATGAAGGGGTTTTTGCCGACATTAGAGACTTATGGTGCAATTATTAGTGGGTTTTGCAAGAAAGGGAGTTTTAAGGGAATTGATGGGCTTATGATGGAAATGAAACAGAGAAATTTGAATGTGAATGTTCGGGTATACAATAGTATCATTGATGGTAAATATAAGCATGGTTTTAAGGTTGAAGCACTGGAGACAGTTAGGTTGATGATTGAGAATCGATGTGAGCCTGATATTGTTACATATAACATTTTGATTAGTGGAGCATGTAGGGATGGTAAGGTTAATGAAGCCTGTGAACTTCTAGAGCAGGTAAAGAAGAGAGGGCTGGAGCCAAATAAATACAGTTATACTCCTCTTATACATCTCTATTACAAGCTTGGGGAATATGTTAAGGCATCAGATTTGCTTGTTCAGATGACCAAAAGAGGACATAAACCTGATTTGCACACTTTTGGAGCTATTATTCATGGACTTGTTGCTGCAGGGGAGGTAGTTGTTGCAATGAcagttaaagaaaaaatgatggaAAGGGAAGAAATGCCTGATGCTGCTATTTACAATGTTTTGATGAGTGGCCTTTGCAAGAAAAGGAGGCTCCCTGCTGCGAAGATACTGCTTGAGGAGATGCTTGACCATAATGTACAAGCTGATGCCTATATTTATGCAACATTAATTGATGGCTTCATAAGGAATGATGATCTTGATGaagcaaagaaattatttgagcTAACAATTCAAAAGGGTATGGATCCTGGTGTTGTAGGGTGCAATGCCATGATAAAGGGTTACTGCAAATTTGGATTGATGAAAGATGCATTATCATGTGTCAATAGAATGATAGAGAGACACCATCACCCTGATGTGTTCACTTATTCAACAATAATAGATGGCTATGTAAAACAGCATGACTTAGATGGTGCACTGAGGACGTTTGGGGAGATGGTGAGACGGAAATGTAAGCCAAATGTTGTTACATACACTGCTTTAATTGATGGGTTTTGCCGCATTGGAGATTCTGATAGGGCACAAGAAACCTTTAAAGAGATGCAGGTTCATGGTTTGCTGCCTAATGTAGTCACATACACCATAATCATTGGCAGCTTTTGTAAGCAGAGAAGACTTGGAAAAGCTGCTTCCTTTTTTGAACTAATGCTGACAAACAAGTGCATCCCTAATGATGCTACCTTCCATTGTTTGATAAATGGATTTACAAATAATGCACCAACTGCAGTTTCTGACGATGAGTCTgaggaaataaataaacctaTATTTCTGGAATTTTTTGAAAGGATGATATCGGATGGATGGGGTCATATGGCTGCTGCCTATAATTCAATCATCATCAGCCTTTGCTGTCATGGAATGGTCAAAGTTGCTTTGCAATTGCATGATAAAATGATGAGTAAGGGCTTTCTTCAAGATCCCATATCTTTTGCTGCCCTGCTACATGGTATTTGTTTGGAAGGAAAATCAAAGGAGTGGACAAATTTTATTCCCTgtattttgaatgaaaaagaacTGCAAATTTCGGTCAAGTATTCTGAGAGTTTAAGGCAGTGTCTGCCTCAAGGAATGGCTTCCGAGGCTCCTCTTATTTTGCAGACCTTGCTTGAAGACCATAGTCTAAAAGCCAAAACTGGATGA